The proteins below come from a single Oncorhynchus keta strain PuntledgeMale-10-30-2019 chromosome 1, Oket_V2, whole genome shotgun sequence genomic window:
- the LOC118394116 gene encoding phospholipase A and acyltransferase 4-like codes for MEIGDMIELNRGQFKHWALYIGNGKVIQLVTPDGPSKVAFCSFSSSSGSVACKGTITIETLQDVTAGNPYKINNYLDDEYKPRRTDVIMGEVDKMRGSTIKYDVLGRNCEHFVTFLRYGKSKSQQADDFLNNVLAGTAGVLGVLTAVAASTTAAASTLSR; via the exons ATGGAGATCGGTGACATGATTGAGCTCAACAGAGGTCAATTCAAACACTGGGCTCTATACATTGGAAATGGAAAGGTCATCCAGTTGGTAACTCCAG ATGGACCTTCAAAAGTAGCTTTCTGCAGTTTTAGCTCATCCAGCGGCAGTGTTGCCTGTAAAGGCACgattacaatagagacattacaggatgTGACAGCAGGGAATCCTTACAAAATCAACAACTACCTGGATGACGAGTACAAACCAAGGAGGACTGACGTCATTATGGGGGAAGTGGACAAAATGAGAGGCAGCACAATAAAATATGATGTCCTTGGACGCAACTGCGAGCATTTTGTTACTTTCCTCCGTTATGGCAAATCAAAGTCCCAACAG GCAGATGACTTCCTGAATAATGTGTTAGCTGGTACTGCAGGCGTGCTTGGTGTACTGACTGCTGTTGCTGCTTCTACAACTGCTGCAGCAAGCACACTTAGTAGATAA
- the LOC118394126 gene encoding phospholipase A and acyltransferase 4-like isoform X1, which produces MQTRSPTTMEIGDMIEINRGQYKHWALYIGHGNVIQLVTPDGPSKVAFCSFSSSSGSVACKGTITIETLQDVTAGNPYKINNYLDDEYKPRRTDVIMGDVDKMRGSTIKYDVLGRNCEHFVTFLRYGKSKSQQADDFLNNVLTAGTAGVLGVLTAVTAFTAAAASTLSK; this is translated from the exons ATGCAAACCAGGAGTCCGACCACA ATGGAGATTGGTGACATGATTGAGATCAACAGAGGTCAATACAAACACTGGGCTCTGTACATTGGACATGGAAATGTCATCCAGTTGGTAACTCCAG ATGGACCTTCAAAAGTAGCTTTCTGCAGTTTTAGCTCATCCAGCGGCAGTGTTGCCTGTAAAGGCACgattacaatagagacattacaggatgTGACAGCAGGGAATCCTTACAAAATCAACAACTACCTGGATGACGAGTACAAACCAAGGAGGACTGACGTCATTATGGGGGATGTGGACAAAATGAGAGGCAGCACAATAAAATATGATGTCCTTGGACGCAACTGCGAGCATTTTGTTACTTTCCTCCGTTATGGCAAATCAAAGTCCCAACAG GCAGATGACTTCCTGAATAATGTGTTAACTGCAGGTACTGCAGGCGTGCTTGGTGTACTGACTGCTGTTACGGCTTTTACAGCTGCTGCAGCAAGCACACTTAGTAAATAA
- the LOC118394126 gene encoding phospholipase A and acyltransferase 4-like isoform X2 — translation MEIGDMIEINRGQYKHWALYIGHGNVIQLVTPDGPSKVAFCSFSSSSGSVACKGTITIETLQDVTAGNPYKINNYLDDEYKPRRTDVIMGDVDKMRGSTIKYDVLGRNCEHFVTFLRYGKSKSQQADDFLNNVLTAGTAGVLGVLTAVTAFTAAAASTLSK, via the exons ATGGAGATTGGTGACATGATTGAGATCAACAGAGGTCAATACAAACACTGGGCTCTGTACATTGGACATGGAAATGTCATCCAGTTGGTAACTCCAG ATGGACCTTCAAAAGTAGCTTTCTGCAGTTTTAGCTCATCCAGCGGCAGTGTTGCCTGTAAAGGCACgattacaatagagacattacaggatgTGACAGCAGGGAATCCTTACAAAATCAACAACTACCTGGATGACGAGTACAAACCAAGGAGGACTGACGTCATTATGGGGGATGTGGACAAAATGAGAGGCAGCACAATAAAATATGATGTCCTTGGACGCAACTGCGAGCATTTTGTTACTTTCCTCCGTTATGGCAAATCAAAGTCCCAACAG GCAGATGACTTCCTGAATAATGTGTTAACTGCAGGTACTGCAGGCGTGCTTGGTGTACTGACTGCTGTTACGGCTTTTACAGCTGCTGCAGCAAGCACACTTAGTAAATAA